The DNA sequence CTTGAAAATCCAGCTCTGTCAAAGATGGCAAATTTTAAATGAATCACTCTACTCATTTAAAGGGGCGGTTCAATAActaaatggttttttttttaacacgaGCAATCTAGTAGGTAGCCATGTAAATTCCATTTGAAAAGGAATGGATAACTGAAAATGGAAGAGCCAAAACTACACAAGGTTTCACAGCACAAACATACAAACATAGTCAATAAAAACACAGTACAGAAGAATTTTAAGATTCTTTTTACTAGTTTTATAAGAAATTTGGGGAGAGGGGGAACCGTACTCTCTTTTATAGTGGCAAACATGTAAGCCCTCAGCAACATTGCCTATAGATCTAACAAATGTCTTATCACAGCATATAATATATGGCTCAACTCAACTACTCTCAAACCCAAGTAAATTTCTCAGTTTACTGTAACCCAGTGACAAATGCAAGGACCCTGAATTCTCTGAACTCTACTTCCTAATAGAGTTGTAGTCTTGGAGTCAGATGTAGTTCAGAGTATTCAGACCCCTTTGGTAAAGTCAAACATAAATAAAGTAGAGGTAGCATACAAGTCATATGAATAGAATGACATAGTTACCTATGAAGCTGGTCTGTGATGTCATCAACAGAGAGAGTAGAGAAAGGGGTCGCGTATCTCTTTGAACCACCACAGGCAATCCCCTTCCCTAAAGCAGCCTCTAGGAGTTGACCGGGAGTTTGTCTTGAAGGAAACGCATGTGGATTAATTACAATATCTGGAACTATCCCTTGTATTGTGAAAGGGAAATTCTCTTGAGACTCCAAAAAACCTAGGACACCCTTTTGCCCATGCATGCTTGAGAACTTGTCTCCAAGAGAAGGAGAACgaacctaaaacaaaaaaaatacaaaatgttattagttGATGGCAATTAGTCCTTAAAGTAAATAGGGAAAGCAATAGGCATGCCCTAATACATATTATTCGATGTTGGAATTTTTGCAGACGGCCAGCAGATGTGCAGGCATTTTGCTGACATCTTCCACACATATAAATAGGGTGTACCCAAAATACACAACCTTGAAATGCGTTTGAGGATGTGGAGGCATCCAAACAAATGTTCATGCACGTATTAAAgtatataattataattatgGTAAACATACCTGTCTTAACGATACAACAGCAAAATTCTTGCCATCGTCATTAGAGGAAAGCACAACCTTCTGCACCATTCCCCTTTCAGTATGCTTCAATTTGATGCTATGATCAGTACCAGATTCACTGCACCTCCCAATAATAATATCCCCATTCTGCAGATTTGCACCAACACAGGGgaatccatcatcatcaaggcTGTCAACACGTCCAAATTTACTCTGGATTTTGCCAAAATTTACACACTCATCTGGTTTTCGTCTTTTTTCCAATGAGAGCTTGTTTTCAACTTCAGCTTTGTAACTCCTTATGTGCTCAGATCGGAACATACCACGTTCTAGTGATGCCCGGTTCATTACTATTGAATCTTCTTGGTTATATCCGAGGTGCACGTTGACTGCAACAATTGCATTCTGGCCATTGAAGTActcaggctttggcatgatacCGTTATGTCCCACCGGGTATCCTGGTTTTCCAAGGGAATCAGATATCATTGTACGAAAGAGCGGCCTCTGGGGGTAGTGTAAGTTGTGAGACAAAGTATCCACTCTGAGGTTAGGATTTGTAGTAGAAAAACCAATGGCCTGCTGAGAGTGCTTCTGAGACTGGTACAGCACCCTCCTTGCATGATCATGATTTGCAAAGGGAATGATACCACAGCTTAAACCCAACAAAAACGACATGTCCAGCTCACAGTGTGTGTACTTGACAACTGAGTTTCCCTGTTCTTCCATAAACAGATACTTAATGGCCCATGCTGTACGGcaatcctcttcttcttccgggCCAATGAGCTCAATTATTCCCTTGTCAAGAAAATCTTTGAAGGTAAGTTTTTCTCCTTTTGCTGCTCTAATCTTCTTCAAATTCTGGACTACCAAGAGCGGACGTAGAATCCTTCCAGCATCAGAAAATATGCGCACTTCTCCTTGGCGTTCATCTCTTTTGATTTCCACCTATAACAATATCATTACCAAtgctttatttttcaaaaagaCTGAAACATCCTTCTTTAATACACATGCAACTTACTTATTAGCAAAGAAAAATCATTGTTCAAATAGCAGGTGAATCAAAACTTTGTGCAATACTTAAAAAGATAGATAATCACACAaaagcaagattcatgagatcATTAATCCCTGGTCAAATTATAGGAGTATCAAAAAGGTAGGAATAGATTACCCCCAGTACTCAAAACACATTTGTCATTTGATAGCTTCTTGAGAATCAAATCATACAACTTATGATGTATATACTCTTGAATGTAGAGGAAAAGAGAACAGAGAAAAGCTTTTAGGAAAAGAGGAAGGCGTATGCCCCTAAAGCCATGTCCCTAAGCCAGTAAAATCAGAAGTCATTTTTTATACATCACTATCCAATTAATCTGCCTAAACTGGAGTGCAATCAAGTCATGGCAATTGTACCAAAACCACAACAATGTAAAATCTGAACAAGAGAAAAACCTCGTGTGGCAACATTTTCCCGCGTCGCAATGTCCTTAGTTTCGTGACAAAACCATGGGAATCTACACAAACGCCAACCCAGTCACCATTCAGAAAAACTTTATGCTTCCCATCCAGTGAAGTAGAAGTATCATCTACCAACTCCTCCATGCCACATCGGAACAATTTGCGCACTATGGGCTCCAATATGTTTGTACTTACAAGAGCAGTGGTAGCCAAATTTTTTACGAGTCCACAGTTCTCACCATCTGGGGTTGAGAGAAAGCAAACCTTACCCCAGTGAGAAGGATGCCTGCATCGACAAGCTTCTATTAACCACAATTACAAAGTACAAAATAtctaaagaggaaaaaaaaaaaaaagaactaaattACTAAAAATTAAAACAGACAAGACTAAAATATGAAGATAGCTTAGGTGGTTTATATTTAGATTCCTAGCCAcaaccaaaacaacaaaatacaaTTTTGTTCACAATATAGAAATGGCAGCTCAATAAACCGATGAAAccaaaatcaatttcttttgcaAGCCCAGACAAacatcaaaagaaaaaggatataACCCTTTACTAGCTGACTCCATCCCTATTATAAATAGCAGTCACTTTCACATCCATTCTTAGAGCATGCACTTCAATAACAGAATGACAAGATATAACGGTAGCAGACTTCATTCCAAATTACAGTAACTTTCAAATCTATTCTTACAGCAAGCTTTTCAATAACAAAACGGCAACAAAATACAGGAGAAAGCTTCATTCCAGCTGCAGCAAGTTAAAAGGTACTTACGGATATCTGGCATCTCCTGCCTTGCCAGTGTATTGAACTTGCTGGCGTGTCTTCCTCATATCAATCATTGTCTGCAGTGGATTTGCTCGCCCAACATTTGCGACCACACCTGATATCCTCTCCATCCTCTTGAAAGGATGACACCATGCTCCAGTAGAGAATGCTCTGGAAACACCACTGGTAACTATAGATGCATCTAGATAGTGCTCCACCGGGCGGACAACACGATCACCACATAGATCTCTCTGCAGAGCCTTTGCCATGCGCCTCCGTGCATGTGAAATATGTGCCTTCAGCTCTCGTTCTAGAAGCTCACCTGCTAACTCCAACCTCTTGTTTCTAAAGTCATCCCTATTATCGCATTTCCTGCGGCCACTGAAAGTCTGTAAAAGACACTTCACCATATACCCTAGAAACCGAGCCTTCTGCTTCATGCCTCTCAGATTAGGAAACAGATACATGCTAATGCAGTCCTCAATGCTTTCCCCAGGTGGAAACGTCGTATTCTTTATCGCTAATTCAACAAACCTCAAAGCATTCTTCCCCCTACGAAAGTCATCTTTTCTCTCATCAGCATCACGAATTGAGGCAAACAGTATGTTTGAAATGCTTGCATCTT is a window from the Rosa chinensis cultivar Old Blush chromosome 2, RchiOBHm-V2, whole genome shotgun sequence genome containing:
- the LOC112186376 gene encoding DNA-directed RNA polymerases IV and V subunit 2, with protein sequence MGASPDANGDIGMSSKGKGFSNGDIEDMDIDDMDFEDDEVDDSTSIHDLGEVFLKDFCKEASVSFFKEYGLLSHQINSYNDFVKNGIQRVFDSFGEIVVEPGYDPSKKGDAEWRFASVKFGKVTLNRPCFWGGSDKDKEYNMLPRHARLQNMTYSARMKVNITVQVYTQNLVKSDKFKTGREQYLDKQTVSTDSRDIIIGRVPVMVKSDLCWMKEVEKGDCEFDQGGYFIIKGAEKTFIAQEQSCLKRLLITNNQGLTVAYRSEVKRHRLIIRLSGISKLENVEGVEKVLSVYFMSTEIPVWIWFFALGVSSDKEVIDLIDYGKEDASISNILFASIRDADERKDDFRRGKNALRFVELAIKNTTFPPGESIEDCISMYLFPNLRGMKQKARFLGYMVKCLLQTFSGRRKCDNRDDFRNKRLELAGELLERELKAHISHARRRMAKALQRDLCGDRVVRPVEHYLDASIVTSGVSRAFSTGAWCHPFKRMERISGVVANVGRANPLQTMIDMRKTRQQVQYTGKAGDARYPHPSHWGKVCFLSTPDGENCGLVKNLATTALVSTNILEPIVRKLFRCGMEELVDDTSTSLDGKHKVFLNGDWVGVCVDSHGFVTKLRTLRRGKMLPHEVEIKRDERQGEVRIFSDAGRILRPLLVVQNLKKIRAAKGEKLTFKDFLDKGIIELIGPEEEEDCRTAWAIKYLFMEEQGNSVVKYTHCELDMSFLLGLSCGIIPFANHDHARRVLYQSQKHSQQAIGFSTTNPNLRVDTLSHNLHYPQRPLFRTMISDSLGKPGYPVGHNGIMPKPEYFNGQNAIVAVNVHLGYNQEDSIVMNRASLERGMFRSEHIRSYKAEVENKLSLEKRRKPDECVNFGKIQSKFGRVDSLDDDGFPCVGANLQNGDIIIGRCSESGTDHSIKLKHTERGMVQKVVLSSNDDGKNFAVVSLRQVRSPSLGDKFSSMHGQKGVLGFLESQENFPFTIQGIVPDIVINPHAFPSRQTPGQLLEAALGKGIACGGSKRYATPFSTLSVDDITDQLHRAGFSRWGNERVYNGRTGEMVRQLIFMGPTFYQRLIHMSEDKVKFRNTGPVHPLTRQPVADRKRFGGIKFGEMERDCLIAHGASANLHERLFTLSDSSLMNVCQKCQNAANVIERKVTGGRKIRGPYCRVCDSADDIVRVNVPYGAKLLCQELFSMGISLKFETRLC